In Pedobacter heparinus DSM 2366, the following are encoded in one genomic region:
- a CDS encoding LysR substrate-binding domain-containing protein: MGYQIELRHLKYFQVLAEELKFRKAAERLFISQPGLSRQIMQMEEIFNVALFDRSKKKVELTAAGLYLKDEVDFLFNHLETVKRQLDNIGQGRETELRIGFLGSAVQKIVPELVLGLNKEYPGIQTILDEMPNKMQIELLEKDKLDLGFVRLHRLPEGISRHLVQQETFSLVLPKQHPINEFNFKGIAEFSNEPFIFFSSEDSPFYHDLITSICEDHGFRPKVFHRSVNALTIFKLIEEGMGLAIVPTSLQYGYNLNVRFIELKNIPQRTELYVAWKASNRNPALKNVIKLLRKSIPELLVTAKTAP, from the coding sequence ATGGGTTATCAGATAGAACTCAGACACTTGAAATATTTCCAGGTACTGGCCGAAGAACTGAAGTTCAGAAAGGCCGCAGAGCGACTGTTTATATCCCAGCCTGGCCTTAGCCGTCAGATCATGCAGATGGAAGAAATATTCAATGTTGCCCTGTTTGACCGCAGCAAGAAAAAAGTAGAACTTACTGCAGCCGGCTTATATTTAAAAGATGAAGTAGATTTTCTTTTCAACCACCTCGAAACCGTCAAACGTCAGCTGGATAACATTGGACAGGGCAGGGAAACTGAACTCCGGATAGGCTTTTTGGGTTCGGCAGTACAAAAGATTGTCCCGGAACTGGTACTCGGTTTAAATAAGGAATATCCCGGCATACAGACCATTTTAGACGAAATGCCGAATAAAATGCAAATCGAGCTGTTGGAAAAGGATAAATTAGACCTGGGTTTCGTTCGGCTGCACCGTCTTCCTGAGGGGATTTCCCGGCACCTGGTTCAGCAAGAGACCTTCTCTTTGGTACTTCCAAAGCAACATCCCATAAATGAGTTTAATTTTAAGGGGATAGCTGAGTTCAGTAATGAGCCTTTTATATTTTTTTCCAGTGAGGACAGTCCTTTTTACCATGACCTGATTACGAGTATCTGTGAAGACCATGGCTTTCGCCCCAAAGTTTTTCACCGGTCTGTAAATGCCTTAACCATATTCAAACTGATAGAAGAAGGAATGGGACTTGCCATTGTACCCACTTCCCTGCAATACGGGTACAACCTGAACGTCAGGTTCATTGAACTTAAAAACATCCCCCAAAGAACAGAACTATACGTGGCCTGGAAAGCATCAAACCGGAACCCGGCACTAAAAAATGTAATTAAATTGCTGCGCAAATCCATTCCAGAATTATTGGTTACAGCTAAAACTGCACCCTGA
- a CDS encoding DUF4856 domain-containing protein encodes MKNKYFKSSMFIALVVVGLASCKKDKNDDIPPYDVPTTYNFSDANYASSTSRVRMWLEQNTYAGTGNTGAAALSAAKANDFWNNTNNPFTDATLNTSGVNIAGKITDGPTYKAYFDGLVTVSQSLGATAASNGTAGFVNRTATGKIAVDAKGVEYTQAIAKGLMGSLLFKQAVDLLTAVKTDATIALQKQHFDEAFGYLGVPANYDPTITYANTLPVAERPLAWGGYLAERGKGIKAGEVIFNAFLKGRAAIGAKDVKVRDEQIQIILEKWEQLAAAAALEYVTSPTTGDLGLGALPGVKLHALSEGWGFIAAFKYRPASSKLTAANFTKLNDIINTSFYTLLNEPGYPKLVEAQGILKATYGL; translated from the coding sequence ATGAAAAATAAATACTTTAAAAGTTCAATGTTCATTGCACTGGTGGTAGTAGGTCTTGCGTCTTGTAAGAAAGACAAAAACGATGATATCCCCCCTTATGATGTTCCGACAACTTATAATTTTAGTGATGCCAATTATGCAAGCTCTACAAGCAGGGTTAGAATGTGGCTGGAGCAAAATACTTATGCAGGAACCGGTAATACTGGTGCTGCAGCTCTAAGCGCTGCAAAGGCAAACGATTTTTGGAACAACACTAACAATCCTTTTACAGATGCTACGTTAAACACTTCCGGCGTAAATATAGCCGGAAAAATTACCGATGGTCCTACCTATAAAGCCTATTTTGATGGATTGGTTACCGTTAGTCAATCTTTAGGAGCTACTGCTGCCAGCAATGGAACTGCAGGTTTCGTTAATCGTACAGCAACTGGTAAAATAGCTGTTGATGCGAAAGGTGTAGAATATACTCAGGCTATTGCAAAAGGGTTAATGGGAAGTTTATTGTTTAAGCAAGCTGTTGATTTGTTAACTGCTGTAAAAACAGATGCTACCATAGCGCTACAAAAACAACATTTTGATGAAGCATTCGGTTATTTGGGAGTTCCTGCAAATTACGATCCTACTATTACTTATGCCAATACACTTCCGGTAGCCGAAAGACCTTTGGCCTGGGGCGGATATTTGGCCGAACGTGGTAAAGGTATTAAAGCTGGCGAAGTAATTTTTAATGCCTTTTTAAAAGGAAGAGCTGCAATTGGTGCCAAAGATGTTAAAGTACGTGACGAGCAGATCCAGATTATTTTAGAGAAATGGGAGCAATTAGCTGCTGCTGCTGCATTAGAATATGTTACCTCTCCTACTACCGGAGATCTTGGTTTAGGTGCATTGCCAGGTGTTAAGTTACATGCCTTATCTGAAGGTTGGGGCTTCATCGCTGCTTTTAAATACAGACCCGCAAGCAGTAAACTTACGGCAGCGAATTTCACAAAGCTGAATGATATCATCAACACCAGCTTTTATACATTGTTAAACGAGCCTGGCTATCCAAAACTGGTTGAAGCTCAGGGAATATTAAAAGCAACATACGGCCTTTAA
- a CDS encoding response regulator transcription factor → MKLLLVEDEPVLVEEMEQYFRSHGFSCDQAVSFSQAEDKILNSRYDVVVLDITLPDGTGMDLIADIRQRDAETGIVILSARNSLSDKLEGLDLGADDYLTKPFFLEELSARINALYRRKTLRGTVEILFDDFTIEPLAKLFFYLGEPVSLTKKEFEMLVYFVVNKNRVLSKASISEHLWGDHFDQHVNFDTLYMHLTNLRKKLTRLSGKHYIKTVYGIGYKFTC, encoded by the coding sequence ATGAAGTTATTATTGGTAGAAGATGAACCTGTGCTGGTTGAAGAAATGGAGCAGTACTTCAGGTCACATGGCTTTTCCTGCGACCAGGCAGTGAGTTTTTCGCAGGCCGAGGACAAAATATTGAACAGCCGTTATGATGTAGTGGTGCTTGACATTACCTTACCAGATGGTACAGGTATGGACCTGATTGCCGACATCAGGCAACGGGACGCCGAAACGGGCATCGTGATCCTGTCGGCCCGGAATTCCCTGTCGGATAAGCTGGAGGGACTTGATCTGGGGGCCGATGATTACCTGACCAAACCTTTTTTCCTGGAAGAACTGAGTGCCAGGATCAATGCCCTTTACCGCCGCAAAACCCTCAGGGGTACAGTCGAGATCCTTTTTGATGATTTTACCATTGAACCCCTGGCTAAACTGTTCTTTTATCTTGGTGAGCCAGTTTCGTTAACTAAAAAAGAATTTGAAATGCTGGTTTACTTTGTGGTAAACAAAAACCGTGTATTGAGCAAAGCGTCCATTTCCGAGCATCTGTGGGGCGATCATTTCGATCAGCACGTAAATTTCGATACGCTTTATATGCACCTCACCAATCTGCGAAAAAAATTAACCCGGCTATCGGGTAAACACTATATCAAAACGGTTTATGGGATTGGCTATAAATTTACCTGCTGA
- the hutH gene encoding histidine ammonia-lyase: MSAKQVFNYGSDFLTASKALEISRGTIRGVLNPDTRMKVQESSRIVGAIALADKAVYGINTGFGPLCTTMISAEDTRKLQENILKSHAVGIGEPIDEELSRLMLVLKLHALAMGYSGIQENTLDRIIWHLESGAIPVVPTQGSVGASGDLAPLSHLFLPLIGLGKVHYKGKIISTEKLLKEQGLKPIVLAAKEGLALINGTQFIAAHAVKVVSRFHNVLATADIVAAMMLEGLMGSARPFDEQLHLLRSYKGNQHVAANIRNLLTGSEIVNAHRDCAKVQDPYSLRCIPQVHGASRNAWLHLKEILETEINSVTDNPVIFSEELTISGGNFHGQPIAMPLDYACLAASEMGNISDRRIYLSLEGNTVAVPRLLMRETGLNSGFMILQYTSAALASENKGLCFPASADSIPTSLGQEDHVSMGSISGRKALQVIENVEKILGIELFCAAQAMDYHAPLKSGKLISAIHDFVRSKVVHLEQDQIMYEMMQTTIDLVQSGTIVKLAEASAVKEQLIYSTAFQTQFETF; this comes from the coding sequence ATGAGTGCTAAACAGGTTTTTAATTACGGATCAGACTTCCTGACGGCCAGTAAGGCCCTGGAGATCAGCAGGGGTACGATAAGAGGTGTATTAAATCCGGATACCCGCATGAAGGTACAGGAAAGCAGCAGGATAGTGGGCGCAATTGCTTTGGCCGACAAAGCTGTTTACGGCATCAATACAGGCTTTGGTCCGCTGTGTACCACCATGATCTCTGCCGAAGATACCCGTAAATTGCAGGAAAATATTTTAAAGAGCCATGCTGTAGGCATTGGTGAACCCATAGATGAAGAACTCTCGAGATTGATGCTGGTGCTTAAATTGCATGCCCTGGCTATGGGTTATTCGGGTATACAGGAAAATACGCTGGACCGGATCATCTGGCATCTGGAATCCGGGGCGATACCTGTGGTACCTACACAGGGTTCTGTAGGTGCTTCCGGCGATCTGGCACCTTTATCCCATCTTTTTCTTCCTTTAATTGGCCTCGGAAAAGTACATTATAAAGGGAAGATCATTTCAACAGAAAAGCTGTTGAAAGAACAGGGGCTGAAACCCATTGTACTGGCCGCAAAAGAAGGGCTGGCCTTAATCAATGGTACACAATTTATTGCTGCCCATGCAGTAAAAGTGGTTTCCCGTTTTCATAATGTGCTGGCTACAGCAGATATTGTTGCAGCAATGATGCTGGAAGGGTTAATGGGCTCTGCAAGACCTTTTGATGAACAGCTGCACCTGCTGCGGTCATATAAAGGCAACCAGCATGTTGCAGCCAATATCCGCAATTTGCTTACTGGTTCCGAAATTGTAAATGCGCATAGAGATTGTGCAAAAGTACAGGATCCGTATTCGTTGCGCTGTATCCCTCAGGTGCATGGTGCTTCAAGGAACGCATGGTTACATTTAAAAGAAATACTGGAGACAGAGATCAATTCGGTAACAGATAATCCGGTTATTTTTAGCGAAGAGCTGACCATAAGCGGTGGGAATTTTCATGGGCAGCCTATAGCTATGCCCCTGGATTATGCTTGTTTGGCAGCTTCCGAGATGGGCAACATCTCAGATCGCCGGATTTATCTTTCGCTGGAAGGGAATACAGTGGCTGTGCCCAGGCTTTTGATGCGGGAAACGGGACTGAATTCAGGATTTATGATCTTACAATATACTTCGGCTGCTTTGGCAAGTGAAAATAAAGGCCTTTGTTTTCCGGCAAGTGCCGATAGTATTCCTACCTCATTGGGGCAGGAAGACCATGTAAGTATGGGTTCTATTAGTGGGCGTAAGGCACTGCAGGTAATAGAAAATGTAGAAAAAATATTGGGTATAGAGCTTTTTTGTGCTGCGCAGGCCATGGATTATCATGCGCCACTAAAATCGGGAAAGCTCATCAGCGCCATACATGATTTTGTACGTTCAAAAGTTGTTCACCTGGAGCAGGACCAGATCATGTATGAAATGATGCAGACAACCATTGATCTGGTACAATCAGGAACGATCGTAAAGCTGGCCGAAGCTTCTGCGGTTAAAGAACAGCTGATTTACAGTACTGCATTTCAAACACAATTTGAAACATTTTAG
- a CDS encoding imelysin family protein, whose translation MLLILFYISCSKKSNPADDKTTNGFDKTAMLTNYADKLIIPAYEQAQQKLTGLQTSVNAFLATPNLTNQAALKIVFKDTYLQIERISVLEFGPSRDNSLVGFINTLPANTMKKIGEKTDLAIMEENIASGNWNLVQNSAVHQQGFPALDYLFFANDALAKFTDANSTNRKKYVQDVLNRIKSLLDQTLSTWKNTYRGQFIANTQSNSGSPISYLLNQFAYEMDMLKGPRIGWPFGTQSGGIQFPELCEAYYSGLSLDLAIENMNSLKNMFTGGNSGKGIADLLAALGNTSLKDEILNQFNVVDSKLKAIPAPLSSALANNKPAIEDANKEIQLLLRLIKTDAVSKLGVQISYVDNDGD comes from the coding sequence ATGTTATTGATACTCTTTTACATTTCGTGCTCTAAAAAAAGTAACCCTGCTGATGATAAAACAACAAATGGTTTTGATAAAACAGCAATGTTAACCAATTATGCCGATAAATTAATTATACCGGCATACGAGCAGGCACAGCAAAAATTAACAGGGTTACAAACTTCCGTAAATGCTTTTCTGGCTACACCGAACTTAACCAATCAGGCTGCGTTAAAAATTGTTTTTAAGGATACTTATTTACAGATCGAGCGTATTTCTGTACTGGAATTTGGTCCTTCCCGGGATAATTCTTTGGTAGGTTTTATCAATACCCTACCTGCCAACACAATGAAAAAAATTGGTGAAAAAACTGATCTGGCTATAATGGAAGAGAATATTGCCAGCGGCAATTGGAATTTGGTGCAAAACTCGGCCGTACACCAACAAGGTTTCCCGGCTTTAGACTATTTATTTTTCGCTAATGATGCCCTTGCAAAATTTACAGATGCCAATAGTACCAACCGTAAAAAATATGTACAAGATGTATTAAACAGAATAAAATCTCTTTTAGATCAAACTTTGTCAACCTGGAAAAATACTTACCGTGGCCAGTTTATAGCAAACACACAAAGCAACTCGGGCAGTCCGATTAGTTACCTGCTAAACCAGTTTGCTTACGAAATGGATATGCTTAAAGGTCCACGCATCGGATGGCCCTTTGGCACCCAATCTGGTGGTATTCAATTTCCCGAACTTTGCGAAGCTTATTATTCCGGTCTATCTCTTGATTTGGCCATTGAGAACATGAACAGCCTTAAAAATATGTTTACTGGTGGTAACAGTGGTAAAGGAATTGCTGATTTGCTGGCAGCGCTTGGCAACACATCGCTAAAAGACGAAATATTAAACCAGTTTAATGTGGTTGATTCAAAATTAAAAGCCATTCCGGCCCCCTTATCATCAGCATTAGCAAACAATAAGCCAGCTATTGAAGATGCAAACAAAGAAATACAACTTTTATTGAGGCTTATTAAAACAGATGCGGTATCTAAATTAGGCGTACAGATTTCTTATGTAGATAATGACGGCGATTAA
- a CDS encoding sensor histidine kinase: MRLVSKISLYHFLLSAVVLGLAGILLFIFLRNEISREIEEQLELQLDMVAEELGRGKQIDFPLVTIRKDNEKLMQMPKMFKDTLIYDHVQKVNEGYYYFEESKRIWGIPYRIRVMTTYIGWENYSKTIAIIFISIAVTLVLIGTLFNYFISRQIWRPFLINLKRMKGYSVSSKEELQLTRTNVTEFKEMNMVLTDLAARGKREYTALKEFTENASHEIQTPLSILKASLESMSQIALDANLIKPLNDAKLAVTRLSKVNKGLLLLAKLENNSFADKQSLQLDELLKNSYEMMEDLFQHKNLSVKFQLMDKQVFANLFLMEILITNLLSNLLSHTASGAKIGIVLNDKEFTFLNEGAVLAFPESKLFSRFGKGAPGYKGNGLGLSIVKQICILNDWQVGYTYQDGMHVFRVQF, encoded by the coding sequence ATGCGGCTGGTATCTAAAATAAGCCTGTACCATTTTCTGCTCAGCGCTGTCGTGTTGGGGCTTGCCGGGATTCTGCTGTTCATTTTCCTTAGAAATGAAATCTCCCGTGAGATAGAAGAACAACTGGAACTTCAGTTAGATATGGTTGCAGAAGAGCTGGGCCGGGGGAAGCAGATTGATTTTCCTTTGGTTACAATCAGAAAAGATAATGAAAAGCTGATGCAGATGCCCAAAATGTTCAAAGATACACTGATCTATGATCATGTGCAGAAAGTAAATGAGGGGTACTATTATTTTGAGGAAAGCAAAAGGATATGGGGAATACCTTATCGGATCAGGGTGATGACTACTTACATAGGCTGGGAAAATTATTCTAAAACCATTGCTATTATTTTCATTTCCATTGCGGTAACCCTGGTTTTAATCGGAACACTTTTCAACTATTTTATCAGCCGGCAGATCTGGAGACCATTTCTGATCAATTTAAAACGTATGAAAGGTTATTCTGTAAGTTCAAAGGAAGAATTGCAGCTTACCCGTACCAATGTAACCGAATTTAAGGAAATGAATATGGTGCTTACCGACCTTGCGGCAAGGGGGAAAAGAGAGTATACAGCACTAAAAGAATTTACCGAAAATGCTTCGCATGAAATACAAACCCCATTGAGCATTTTAAAGGCCAGTCTGGAAAGTATGAGCCAGATTGCGCTTGATGCGAACTTGATTAAGCCGTTGAATGATGCAAAACTGGCAGTTACTCGTTTGAGTAAAGTGAATAAAGGTTTGCTGCTGCTGGCCAAACTGGAAAATAATAGTTTTGCGGATAAGCAAAGCTTGCAACTGGATGAATTGCTGAAGAACAGTTATGAAATGATGGAAGACCTTTTTCAGCATAAAAATCTTTCTGTTAAATTTCAACTGATGGATAAACAGGTATTTGCCAATCTGTTTTTAATGGAGATACTGATTACTAACCTGCTTTCCAATCTTTTGTCGCACACGGCATCAGGTGCAAAAATAGGCATAGTATTAAATGATAAAGAATTTACTTTTTTGAATGAAGGCGCAGTTCTGGCATTTCCCGAATCGAAATTGTTTTCAAGATTCGGCAAGGGGGCACCTGGTTATAAGGGGAATGGCCTGGGTCTTTCCATCGTAAAGCAAATATGTATATTAAATGACTGGCAGGTTGGGTATACTTATCAGGATGGGATGCATGTTTTCAGGGTGCAGTTTTAG
- a CDS encoding HTTM domain-containing protein, translating to MTAINKAIKWIKSPTSIAPLVTFRVLFGILMLLSTIRFWIRGWITTQYVDPTFHFTFIGFDWIHPLGNVGMHLVFFFIAVSSLFIALGFCYRFAMVTFFLLFTYVELIDVTYYLNHYYFISVVSFLMIWLPAGRFFSLDVKFNPALKVTEVPRWTVGSIRLQLGLVYFFAGLAKLNSDWLLAAQPMKIWLPTKSHLPLIGSLMYEEWVAYFFSWFGAAYDLFIVFFLLIRRTRFIGYLMVLIFHIATAIFFPAIGMFPYIMMVCTLVFFSGDFHLKLIRFFNPLFSGVENRSVFFKPVYQNERLWIFGLFFLIQIVLPMRYLAYPGPLFWTEEGYRFSWRVMLMEKVGTAIFSIRDSQTGNRYEVNNSEFLTTQQEKMMSTQPDLILKYAHYLADVYVRRGIKKPQVYGEVYVTLNGRRSAPFIDSKVNLADQQLSFKHYKWILPFNINHDL from the coding sequence ATGACGGCGATTAACAAAGCCATAAAATGGATAAAATCACCCACATCTATTGCTCCTCTGGTTACTTTCAGGGTGCTGTTTGGTATCTTGATGTTGTTAAGTACCATTCGTTTCTGGATAAGGGGATGGATCACCACACAATATGTTGATCCGACATTTCATTTTACATTCATAGGCTTTGACTGGATCCATCCTTTGGGAAATGTTGGCATGCACCTGGTATTCTTTTTCATCGCTGTTTCATCATTGTTCATTGCATTGGGCTTTTGTTACAGGTTCGCAATGGTTACATTCTTTCTGCTGTTTACCTATGTAGAGTTAATTGATGTTACCTATTATCTTAACCATTATTACTTTATAAGCGTAGTCAGTTTTTTAATGATCTGGCTTCCGGCAGGCCGTTTTTTTTCTCTTGATGTAAAATTTAATCCGGCCTTAAAGGTTACTGAGGTTCCAAGGTGGACTGTCGGGTCTATCCGCCTTCAACTTGGGCTGGTCTATTTTTTTGCAGGATTGGCAAAATTAAATTCAGACTGGTTACTGGCTGCCCAGCCTATGAAAATATGGCTACCTACAAAGAGCCACCTTCCCTTAATTGGTTCATTGATGTATGAAGAATGGGTGGCTTATTTTTTTAGCTGGTTTGGAGCGGCTTACGATCTTTTTATTGTTTTCTTCTTATTGATCCGCCGTACCCGTTTTATCGGGTACCTGATGGTACTGATATTTCACATCGCTACTGCCATATTTTTTCCGGCTATCGGCATGTTCCCTTATATCATGATGGTTTGTACCCTGGTATTTTTTAGTGGGGATTTTCATTTAAAGCTGATCCGTTTTTTTAACCCTCTCTTTTCTGGTGTTGAGAATAGATCTGTTTTTTTTAAGCCGGTTTACCAAAATGAACGCTTATGGATCTTCGGCTTGTTTTTTCTTATTCAGATCGTTTTGCCTATGCGATACCTCGCTTATCCAGGCCCCTTGTTCTGGACTGAAGAGGGGTACCGGTTTTCCTGGCGGGTGATGTTGATGGAAAAGGTGGGGACAGCGATATTCTCCATTCGTGATAGTCAGACAGGAAATCGTTACGAAGTTAATAACTCAGAATTCCTGACCACGCAACAGGAAAAAATGATGAGTACCCAGCCCGATCTGATCCTGAAGTACGCACATTATCTTGCGGATGTTTATGTGCGGCGAGGAATCAAAAAACCTCAGGTTTATGGCGAAGTTTATGTAACGCTGAACGGCAGGAGGTCTGCCCCGTTTATTGACAGCAAGGTGAACCTTGCCGATCAACAACTTAGTTTTAAACATTACAAATGGATCTTGCCATTTAATATAAATCACGACTTATGA
- a CDS encoding TonB-dependent receptor encodes MRITGILFFCLLPFFIRAQQLEISGKIKFRETAAEGATITLTTVNQRRISDANGGFSFKGLPSGKYHVRVSFTGARRFDQTVEIKDKSIDIVVTLEEAQAVQLDEVDVTRVNDRVADKLMQVEGTAIYAGKKTEVINLKNINANLATNNARQVYARIAGLNIWEYDGAGLQLGIGGRGLNPSRVSNFNMRQNGYDISADALGYPESYYTPPTETLDRIEIVRGAASLQYGTQFGGMINFKMKKGPTDKQLEFTSRQTLGSFGFFNSFNSVGGQVKKLNYYAFYQYKKGDSWRPNGHFDQNTAYAHLDYAFTNKLKLTAEYTHMDYLAQQPGGLTDEQFEADPSVSVRARNWFKVKWNLFNLSLDYQLGEHTKLNWINYHLAAGREALGVLSYINRPDPGEGTPRDLMADKYDNYGSELRVLHQYSLFNNQTSSLLIGARAYKGLTFKKQGDADTGLGPDFNFLNSQPNKSDFRFPGTNLALFAENIFQITSKLSITPGARFEYIYTGAKGNYTQFQFGVPDLTRTDNKSNPRSFVLFGIGTSYKPHPTIELYANISQNYRSINFTDLRVQNQNARVDSLLKDERGYTADGGVRGNLKDWLYYDLSVFYLKYNDRIGSVFTTDANNMIYRLRTNVADSRNIGFESLIEADLLKAFTQGASKYKLMAYTNFSLINARYIHTDNTAIKDKEVEFVPPLLFRTGLSFGNKTFNTSLQYAYVAQHFSDATNAESTPTAVDGIVPAYQIVDFSASYNWKWFTLSGSINNLMNEKYFTRRADGYPGPGILPSDPRTYYMTLQFKL; translated from the coding sequence ATGAGAATAACCGGCATCTTGTTTTTTTGTCTTCTGCCTTTTTTTATCCGTGCACAGCAACTGGAAATATCCGGAAAAATTAAATTCCGTGAAACAGCAGCAGAAGGTGCAACCATAACTTTAACTACAGTAAATCAGCGTAGAATAAGTGATGCGAATGGTGGCTTTAGTTTTAAAGGACTGCCATCCGGAAAATATCATGTCCGTGTATCCTTTACGGGAGCCAGGCGCTTTGATCAAACTGTTGAAATAAAAGATAAAAGCATTGATATTGTTGTAACGCTTGAGGAAGCACAAGCTGTGCAGTTGGATGAAGTTGATGTCACCAGGGTTAACGATCGGGTTGCCGATAAGCTGATGCAGGTAGAAGGAACTGCAATTTATGCCGGAAAAAAGACTGAGGTCATCAATTTAAAAAACATCAATGCCAACCTGGCTACCAATAATGCAAGGCAGGTATACGCCCGGATTGCCGGTCTGAATATCTGGGAGTATGATGGTGCTGGGCTACAATTGGGTATTGGTGGTCGTGGCCTGAACCCCAGCAGGGTATCAAACTTTAATATGAGGCAAAACGGATATGATATTAGTGCCGATGCTTTGGGCTATCCAGAAAGCTATTATACCCCACCAACCGAAACTTTAGATAGAATAGAAATTGTACGGGGTGCCGCAAGCTTACAATACGGCACACAATTTGGCGGTATGATTAATTTTAAGATGAAAAAGGGTCCTACAGATAAGCAACTTGAGTTTACAAGCAGGCAAACCCTCGGCTCGTTTGGTTTTTTCAACTCTTTTAACAGCGTTGGCGGACAAGTAAAAAAACTAAATTATTATGCTTTTTATCAATATAAAAAGGGTGATAGCTGGCGACCAAACGGTCACTTTGACCAAAATACCGCTTATGCCCACCTAGATTATGCCTTTACCAACAAACTAAAGTTAACTGCCGAATATACCCATATGGACTACCTGGCACAACAACCAGGAGGCTTAACCGATGAACAGTTTGAAGCAGATCCTTCAGTATCTGTAAGGGCTAGAAACTGGTTTAAGGTAAAATGGAATTTATTTAACTTAAGCCTTGATTACCAGCTCGGCGAGCATACCAAACTCAATTGGATAAACTATCATTTAGCTGCTGGCAGGGAAGCTTTAGGGGTTTTAAGCTATATCAATCGCCCTGATCCGGGTGAAGGCACACCAAGGGATTTGATGGCTGATAAATATGACAATTACGGTTCAGAACTCAGGGTATTGCACCAATACAGTTTATTTAACAACCAGACCAGCAGTTTACTCATAGGTGCAAGAGCATATAAGGGGTTAACATTTAAAAAACAGGGCGATGCAGATACGGGATTAGGACCTGATTTTAACTTTTTAAACAGTCAACCCAATAAGTCCGATTTCCGGTTTCCGGGTACAAATTTAGCCTTGTTTGCGGAGAACATTTTTCAGATAACCAGTAAATTGAGTATTACCCCCGGTGCCCGATTCGAGTATATTTATACCGGCGCTAAAGGAAATTACACACAATTTCAATTTGGTGTTCCCGATTTGACAAGAACCGACAACAAAAGCAACCCACGCTCATTTGTTCTCTTTGGCATAGGCACTTCTTATAAACCACACCCTACCATTGAACTTTATGCCAATATTTCCCAAAACTACAGGTCAATCAATTTTACCGATTTAAGGGTACAGAATCAAAATGCAAGGGTTGATTCTTTATTGAAAGATGAAAGAGGCTACACTGCTGATGGTGGTGTAAGAGGGAATTTAAAAGATTGGCTGTATTATGATTTAAGTGTATTTTATCTTAAATACAACGACAGGATTGGCTCAGTTTTTACCACCGATGCCAACAATATGATATACCGGTTAAGAACAAACGTAGCAGATAGCCGAAATATTGGTTTCGAAAGTTTGATAGAAGCTGATTTATTAAAGGCTTTTACTCAAGGTGCAAGTAAGTATAAACTGATGGCTTATACCAATTTTTCGTTAATAAATGCGCGGTATATCCATACAGATAATACAGCAATAAAAGATAAAGAAGTAGAATTTGTACCACCACTATTGTTTCGTACAGGGCTATCGTTCGGGAATAAAACATTTAATACCAGTTTACAATATGCTTACGTAGCACAACATTTTTCTGATGCTACCAATGCAGAAAGTACACCAACAGCGGTAGACGGTATTGTGCCTGCCTACCAAATTGTCGATTTTTCGGCCAGTTACAACTGGAAGTGGTTTACCCTGTCGGGCAGCATCAATAACCTGATGAACGAAAAATACTTTACACGCAGGGCAGATGGGTATCCCGGGCCTGGAATACTACCTTCCGATCCGCGTACTTATTATATGACCTTACAATTTAAATTATAA
- a CDS encoding carboxymuconolactone decarboxylase family protein yields the protein MERIKNNEVPQGLMAALRGVQDYIDQCGLNHNLLELMNIRISQINGCAYCLDMHSKKAMHSGETVQRLISVSAWREAPYYTPEERAVLEYAELLTRMEEGSDIDHAHHELLKYYTKSEIANFTVAIAQMNSWNRIVKSTGIVAGSYTLTR from the coding sequence ATGGAAAGAATTAAAAACAATGAAGTTCCGCAAGGTTTAATGGCGGCATTAAGAGGCGTTCAGGATTATATTGATCAATGTGGCCTTAACCACAACCTGCTTGAATTGATGAACATCCGTATTTCGCAGATCAATGGCTGTGCGTATTGCCTGGATATGCATTCCAAAAAAGCCATGCATTCAGGGGAAACCGTTCAGCGCCTCATTTCTGTATCGGCATGGAGAGAAGCGCCATATTATACACCTGAAGAACGTGCAGTACTTGAATATGCAGAATTGCTAACACGCATGGAGGAAGGATCGGATATTGACCATGCTCATCATGAATTGCTTAAATACTATACAAAATCAGAAATTGCGAACTTTACAGTGGCCATTGCCCAAATGAATTCCTGGAACAGAATTGTTAAATCGACCGGGATTGTTGCAGGAAGTTATACATTGACAAGATGA